One window of Curtobacterium sp. 458 genomic DNA carries:
- a CDS encoding FCD domain-containing protein produces MPTPRGLHAQVLDTLGQRIVDGVLTPGTVVRPELVAAEFAVSRSVVREALRVLQSLGLVEPRQRVGTQVLGIGSWELLAPTVIRWRGASPAYFVQQRELLELRLGVEPVAAALAAAAPDTAAVGAVSAAAADMLAACAREDSRAYLEADVRFHRALLDASGNAVFRHFAGTVEALLRTRTSESRDTITRWTRDAAERHEAVARAVADGDAVRASDATTALVRVTRDEFFAEAPTR; encoded by the coding sequence ATGCCGACGCCCCGCGGACTGCACGCCCAGGTGCTCGACACCCTCGGGCAGCGGATCGTCGACGGGGTACTCACCCCGGGAACGGTCGTCCGGCCCGAGCTCGTGGCCGCGGAGTTCGCCGTCTCGCGATCGGTCGTCCGCGAGGCGCTGCGCGTCCTCCAGTCACTCGGCCTCGTGGAGCCCCGGCAGCGGGTCGGCACGCAGGTGCTCGGCATCGGGTCGTGGGAGCTGCTCGCGCCCACGGTCATCCGGTGGCGCGGCGCCTCCCCCGCGTACTTCGTGCAGCAACGGGAGCTCCTCGAGCTGCGGCTCGGTGTCGAACCGGTCGCCGCCGCACTCGCGGCAGCCGCCCCGGACACGGCGGCCGTCGGGGCGGTGTCGGCGGCCGCAGCGGACATGCTGGCGGCGTGCGCCCGGGAGGACAGCCGCGCCTACCTCGAGGCCGACGTCCGCTTCCACCGCGCCCTGCTCGACGCCTCGGGGAACGCCGTGTTCCGCCACTTCGCCGGCACCGTCGAGGCGCTGCTCCGGACGCGGACCTCGGAGTCGCGGGACACCATCACCCGGTGGACGCGGGACGCCGCGGAGCGGCACGAGGCGGTGGCGCGGGCCGTCGCGGACGGTGACGCCGTCCGGGCCTCGGACGCGACGACGGCGCTGGTGCGGGTGACGCGGGACGAGTTCTTCGCGGAGGCGCCGACGCGCTGA
- a CDS encoding SLC13 family permease — translation MPHALTAATAHTTVLAAEGGAAPTVGPSGPVAQLIIAALIGIVVIIALITWLKVHPFIALTIGALGVGIGAGLAPDKAVTSFGNGFGATMTSVGILVGLGSMFGKLLVDSGAADRVVDTLVRRSSKAALPWTMALIGALIGLPMFFEVGLVLLIPIIVLVAKRSDVPIMKIAVPALVGLSTMHAFVPPHPGPLVAISTVGANLGTTLAFGIVLAIPVIVLAGPVFARFAARWVDIPAPDMFGSRGSAGGHDDPASAGREARRGPATQDTASLPNGKSDFTRVISEPRSPSFTTALVGILLPVVLMLAQAIREAVAPDAAGSWVSVLDFLGTPMIAIGIAAVFAMVFFAIGGGMDRSAVAKSLESALPPVAGVLLIVGAGGGFKQVLIDTGIGGVIADAVKDSGISVLLVAWVVSALVRVATGSATVATVTAAGIMAPIASDLSQPMTSLLVLAIGAGSVFLSHVNDAGFWLVKGYLGTTVGQTFKTWTVLECLISVFGLGGVLLAGVFL, via the coding sequence ATGCCTCACGCGCTCACGGCGGCCACCGCCCACACGACCGTCCTCGCAGCAGAGGGGGGTGCAGCGCCGACCGTCGGCCCGTCCGGGCCGGTCGCGCAGCTGATCATCGCCGCGCTGATCGGCATCGTCGTCATCATCGCGCTCATCACGTGGCTCAAGGTCCACCCGTTCATCGCCCTGACGATCGGCGCGCTCGGCGTCGGCATCGGTGCAGGGCTCGCCCCGGACAAGGCGGTCACGAGCTTCGGCAACGGGTTCGGTGCGACGATGACGAGCGTCGGCATCCTCGTCGGCCTCGGCTCGATGTTCGGCAAGCTCCTCGTCGACTCCGGTGCGGCCGACCGTGTGGTGGACACCCTCGTCCGGCGGTCGTCGAAGGCCGCACTGCCCTGGACCATGGCACTCATCGGCGCGCTGATCGGTCTGCCGATGTTCTTCGAGGTCGGTCTGGTCCTCCTCATCCCGATCATCGTGCTCGTGGCGAAGCGCAGTGACGTGCCGATCATGAAGATCGCGGTGCCCGCACTCGTCGGCCTGTCGACGATGCACGCCTTCGTGCCGCCGCACCCCGGTCCGCTCGTCGCGATCTCCACGGTGGGCGCGAACCTCGGCACGACCCTCGCCTTCGGCATCGTCCTGGCGATCCCGGTCATCGTGCTCGCCGGTCCGGTCTTCGCGCGCTTCGCCGCGCGCTGGGTCGACATCCCGGCCCCGGACATGTTCGGGTCGCGCGGATCGGCCGGCGGTCACGACGACCCCGCCTCGGCCGGACGGGAGGCACGGCGCGGCCCCGCCACGCAGGACACGGCCTCCCTGCCGAACGGCAAGAGCGACTTCACCCGCGTGATCAGCGAGCCGCGCAGCCCGTCGTTCACCACCGCGCTCGTCGGCATCCTCCTGCCGGTGGTCCTCATGCTCGCCCAGGCGATCCGCGAGGCCGTCGCGCCCGACGCCGCCGGATCGTGGGTGAGCGTGCTCGACTTCCTCGGGACGCCGATGATCGCGATCGGGATCGCGGCCGTCTTCGCGATGGTGTTCTTCGCGATCGGCGGCGGGATGGACCGCTCGGCCGTCGCGAAGTCGCTCGAGAGCGCGCTGCCGCCGGTGGCCGGGGTGCTGCTCATCGTGGGAGCCGGCGGTGGGTTCAAGCAGGTGCTCATCGACACCGGGATCGGCGGGGTCATCGCCGACGCCGTGAAGGACTCCGGCATCTCCGTGCTGCTCGTCGCCTGGGTGGTGTCGGCGCTCGTCCGGGTCGCGACGGGTTCGGCGACGGTCGCCACCGTGACGGCCGCGGGCATCATGGCGCCGATCGCGAGCGACCTGTCCCAGCCGATGACCTCGCTGCTCGTGCTCGCGATCGGTGCCGGGTCGGTGTTCCTGTCACACGTGAACGACGCCGGCTTCTGGCTGGTGAAGGGCTACCTCGGCACCACGGTGGGGCAGACGTTCAAGACGTGGACGGTGCTGGAGTGCCTCATCTCGGTCTTCGGGCTCGGGGGCGTCCTGCTGGCCGGGGTGTTCCTGTGA
- a CDS encoding gluconokinase: MGVSGTGKSTVAATVAERLGWDFAEGDAMHPRSNVDKMQAGTPLTDEDRWPWLDVVAGWIRDHLDAGTPGVVTCSALKRSYRDVLRAPGVVFVHVAGDGALIADRMAARSGHFMPTSLLASQLATLEVPGADEAHVTVAADRTPEEEADEVVERLGLGVH; this comes from the coding sequence ATGGGGGTGTCCGGCACCGGGAAGTCCACGGTCGCCGCGACCGTCGCCGAGCGCCTCGGATGGGACTTCGCGGAGGGTGACGCGATGCACCCGCGGTCGAACGTCGACAAGATGCAGGCCGGGACGCCGCTCACCGACGAGGACCGGTGGCCGTGGCTCGACGTCGTGGCGGGGTGGATCCGGGACCACCTCGACGCCGGTACCCCTGGTGTCGTGACGTGCTCGGCGCTGAAGCGGTCGTACCGCGACGTGCTCCGCGCACCGGGGGTCGTCTTCGTCCACGTCGCGGGGGACGGTGCGCTCATCGCGGACCGGATGGCGGCGCGCTCGGGGCACTTCATGCCGACCTCGCTCCTCGCCTCGCAGCTCGCGACGCTGGAGGTGCCGGGGGCGGACGAGGCGCACGTCACCGTCGCCGCGGACCGCACGCCGGAGGAGGAGGCCGACGAGGTGGTCGAGCGCCTCGGGCTCGGGGTGCACTGA
- a CDS encoding glycoside hydrolase family 43 protein: MAVATALAVTGLTAAPAVAASAGTTDSSFRPGEPWLDDQGQPIQGHGGQVVTATDGDGKTIYYWYGEDRTNGYSDTRGVHVYESRDLYHWKDDGLALRTMTSRADFDDPYFAALYGGYDQTQRDAVYRDLGVTAPSTTRPGAILERPKVIHNAKTGQWVMWVHADGPTDSSDAQYAKAQAGVAVSDSPTGPFRYIDSYRLDRVPADDPTNHQPDSPGMARDMNLFVDDDGTAYIVYASEENLTLYISKLDADYTDLSADPTKAVEGVDFRRPQPWIGGQREAPAITKVGGTYYLVTSGATGWAPNAAAYATATDILGTWTAHGNPATGTGADTTCDSQSTSLLNLGDGRVVYLGDRWNNAEDLRTAPSVWLPVTFGEGGSMSFSCDAGEWSLADLHPYAPWTVTTTVPGQVTLGDTGALPKRVSVREGGTTRTRGQETHRVTWAATALRTAGEQTVTGTLDDGRTFTRPVTVLPKHLAYFVDAGGPSTPDGQGTADHAADLAFLQRRGDRLLNSVADQRFGADPRTGDHWGYFGTTGGVSGTSGGTITSTVRWQADATDLEYALGGLGKGRYRVDVGFWDPWTKSAPGRAAAVSVNGTTVATEQPIDGSFRTLTSTAKVGKDGVVDLRISPATKYGIQVSWIMVSKA; this comes from the coding sequence GTGGCCGTCGCCACAGCACTCGCCGTCACCGGGCTGACCGCCGCACCGGCCGTCGCGGCGAGCGCCGGGACGACCGACTCCTCGTTCCGACCGGGCGAGCCGTGGCTCGACGACCAGGGGCAACCGATCCAGGGCCACGGCGGCCAGGTCGTGACGGCGACGGACGGTGACGGGAAGACGATCTACTACTGGTACGGCGAGGACCGGACCAACGGGTACAGCGACACCCGGGGCGTCCACGTCTACGAGTCGCGAGACCTGTACCACTGGAAGGACGACGGTCTCGCGCTCCGCACGATGACGAGCCGCGCGGACTTCGACGACCCGTACTTCGCGGCGCTCTACGGCGGCTACGACCAGACGCAGCGTGACGCCGTGTACCGCGACCTCGGCGTCACCGCTCCGAGCACCACCCGCCCCGGTGCGATCCTCGAGCGGCCGAAGGTCATCCACAACGCGAAGACCGGCCAGTGGGTCATGTGGGTGCACGCCGACGGGCCGACCGACTCGTCCGACGCGCAGTACGCGAAGGCGCAGGCCGGTGTGGCCGTGTCCGACTCGCCCACGGGGCCGTTCCGGTACATCGACTCGTACCGCCTCGACCGTGTGCCGGCCGACGACCCGACGAACCACCAGCCGGACTCCCCCGGCATGGCCCGTGACATGAACCTGTTCGTCGACGACGACGGTACGGCGTACATCGTGTACGCGAGTGAGGAGAACCTCACGCTCTACATCTCGAAGCTCGACGCGGACTACACGGACCTGTCCGCCGACCCGACGAAGGCGGTGGAGGGCGTCGACTTCCGCCGGCCGCAGCCGTGGATCGGCGGGCAGCGCGAGGCTCCGGCCATCACGAAGGTGGGTGGGACCTACTACCTCGTGACCTCGGGAGCGACGGGGTGGGCACCGAACGCAGCGGCGTACGCCACCGCGACGGACATCCTCGGCACGTGGACCGCGCACGGCAACCCCGCGACGGGCACGGGTGCGGACACGACGTGCGACTCGCAGAGCACGTCCTTGCTGAACCTCGGCGACGGTCGCGTGGTGTACCTCGGCGACCGGTGGAACAACGCCGAGGACCTCCGCACCGCCCCGAGCGTGTGGCTGCCCGTGACGTTCGGTGAGGGCGGGTCGATGTCGTTCTCGTGCGACGCCGGCGAGTGGTCGCTCGCGGACCTGCACCCGTACGCTCCGTGGACGGTGACCACCACGGTGCCCGGGCAGGTCACGCTCGGCGACACCGGCGCGCTGCCGAAGCGCGTCAGCGTCCGCGAGGGCGGCACGACCCGGACACGTGGACAGGAGACCCACCGCGTCACCTGGGCGGCGACGGCACTGCGGACCGCCGGCGAGCAGACCGTCACCGGGACACTCGACGACGGTCGGACGTTCACCCGCCCGGTGACGGTGCTGCCGAAGCACCTCGCCTACTTCGTCGACGCCGGTGGTCCGAGCACCCCGGACGGTCAGGGCACCGCGGACCACGCTGCCGACCTCGCGTTCCTGCAACGCCGTGGCGACCGGTTGCTGAACAGCGTCGCCGACCAGCGGTTCGGCGCCGACCCGCGGACCGGGGACCACTGGGGGTACTTCGGCACCACCGGCGGCGTCTCGGGCACGAGCGGCGGGACGATCACGTCGACCGTGCGCTGGCAGGCGGACGCCACCGACCTCGAGTACGCGCTCGGCGGACTCGGGAAGGGCCGCTACCGCGTGGACGTCGGCTTCTGGGACCCGTGGACGAAGAGCGCTCCCGGTCGTGCGGCGGCCGTCAGCGTCAACGGGACGACCGTCGCGACGGAGCAGCCGATCGACGGCTCGTTCCGCACGCTGACGTCGACCGCGAAGGTCGGGAAGGACGGCGTCGTCGACCTCCGCATCAGCCCGGCGACGAAGTACGGCATCCAGGTGAGCTGGATCATGGTGTCGAAGGCCTGA
- a CDS encoding ABC-F family ATP-binding cassette domain-containing protein, with product MTATLVAKDLAGGYAARTLFEGVDLTVAPGDVIGVVGVNGAGKSTLLRLLAGVDEPLAGTVSTSPPGAFVGWLPQEHDRVEGETVAGYVARRTGSTAATVAMDQSAEALGAPGADDAAGETYSVALERWLASGAADLDERLPVVLTELGLANDLDGHGVGPDSLMTSLSGGQAARVGLAALLLSRFDVVLLDEPTNDLDLDGLARLEQFVQGLRGGAVLVSHDREFLARSVTAVLELDLAQSSNRLFGGGYDAYLEEREIARQHKRDAYEEYAATKADLVSRARTQREWSSQGVRNAMRKNPDNDKIRRRAASESSEKQAQKVRQMESRIARLDEVEEPRKEWRLEFTIGQAPRSSAVVATLADATFTQGDFTLGPVSLQVDGGDRIGITGPNGAGKSTLLRALLGRQAPTTGSASLGSSVAIGEVDQARAAFSGPEPLAAAFEALVPEYATADVRTLLAKFGLKADHVGRAAADLSPGERTRAGLALLQARGVNVLVLDEPTNHLDLAAIEQLEQALESYDGTLLLVTHDRRMLDTVRLDRHWHVEDGRVSER from the coding sequence ATGACCGCCACCCTCGTCGCCAAGGACCTCGCCGGCGGGTACGCCGCCCGCACGCTGTTCGAGGGTGTCGACCTCACGGTCGCACCCGGCGACGTGATCGGCGTCGTCGGTGTGAACGGCGCCGGCAAGTCGACGCTGCTCCGTCTCCTCGCCGGGGTCGACGAGCCGCTCGCTGGCACGGTGTCGACGTCGCCGCCGGGCGCGTTCGTCGGCTGGCTGCCGCAGGAGCACGACCGGGTCGAGGGTGAGACGGTCGCCGGGTACGTCGCGCGACGGACCGGCAGCACGGCCGCGACGGTGGCGATGGATCAGTCGGCCGAAGCGCTCGGTGCCCCCGGTGCGGACGACGCAGCCGGTGAGACGTACTCGGTCGCGCTCGAGCGGTGGTTGGCGTCGGGAGCCGCGGACCTCGACGAACGGCTACCGGTCGTGCTCACCGAGCTCGGGCTGGCGAACGACCTGGACGGGCACGGTGTCGGGCCGGACTCGCTCATGACCTCGCTGTCCGGTGGCCAGGCGGCACGGGTGGGTCTCGCCGCGCTGTTGCTGTCCCGCTTCGACGTCGTGCTCCTCGACGAGCCCACGAACGACCTCGACCTGGACGGCCTCGCGCGGTTGGAGCAGTTCGTGCAGGGGCTGCGGGGCGGAGCCGTGCTCGTGAGCCACGACCGCGAGTTCCTCGCCCGCTCGGTCACCGCGGTGCTCGAACTCGACCTGGCGCAGTCGTCGAACCGGCTGTTCGGTGGTGGCTACGACGCCTACCTCGAGGAGCGCGAGATCGCACGCCAGCACAAGCGCGACGCCTACGAGGAGTACGCGGCGACCAAGGCCGACCTGGTCTCCCGTGCCCGCACCCAGCGCGAATGGTCGAGCCAGGGTGTCCGCAACGCCATGCGCAAGAACCCGGACAACGACAAGATCCGACGGCGCGCGGCGAGCGAATCGAGCGAGAAGCAGGCGCAGAAGGTCCGCCAGATGGAGTCGCGCATCGCCCGCCTCGACGAGGTCGAGGAGCCGCGCAAGGAGTGGCGCCTCGAGTTCACCATCGGGCAGGCACCGCGGTCGTCGGCGGTCGTCGCCACGCTCGCCGACGCCACCTTCACGCAGGGGGACTTCACCCTCGGCCCGGTGTCGCTCCAGGTGGACGGTGGGGACCGCATCGGCATCACCGGCCCGAACGGTGCCGGCAAGTCGACGCTCCTGCGCGCCCTGCTCGGTCGGCAGGCGCCCACGACGGGATCGGCGTCGCTCGGGTCGAGCGTGGCGATCGGCGAGGTGGACCAGGCGCGAGCGGCGTTCTCCGGGCCCGAGCCCCTGGCCGCCGCGTTCGAGGCACTCGTGCCGGAGTACGCCACCGCCGACGTCCGGACCCTGCTCGCGAAGTTCGGCCTCAAGGCGGACCACGTCGGACGGGCGGCAGCCGACCTGTCACCGGGCGAACGCACCCGGGCAGGCCTCGCGCTGCTGCAGGCCAGGGGTGTGAACGTCCTCGTCCTCGACGAACCGACGAACCACCTCGACCTCGCCGCCATCGAGCAGCTCGAGCAGGCGCTCGAGTCCTACGACGGCACGCTCCTGCTCGTCACGCACGACCGGCGGATGCTCGACACGGTCCGGCTCGACCGCCACTGGCACGTCGAGGACGGGCGCGTGTCCGAGCGCTGA
- a CDS encoding dihydrofolate reductase family protein, with translation MSISLDGFVAGPDQSLDHPLGVRGGELHTWHMPGVEVGEADRTAASWLMRPRGAYVMGRNMFGPVRGTWDEPWEGWWGPEPPYHAPVFVLTHHEHEPIEMAGGTTFHFVTEGFDTAYARAVEAADGRGVDIAGGASTVRQALAADVVDELTLDIAPVLLGSGERLFDGSQSFGFEPVEVLHSPLTTHVRYRRARG, from the coding sequence ATGTCGATCTCGCTCGACGGCTTCGTGGCCGGCCCGGACCAGAGTCTCGACCACCCGCTCGGCGTCCGCGGCGGAGAACTGCACACCTGGCACATGCCGGGTGTCGAGGTGGGCGAAGCCGACCGCACCGCCGCCTCGTGGCTCATGCGGCCGCGCGGAGCGTACGTCATGGGCCGGAACATGTTCGGACCCGTCCGGGGAACCTGGGACGAGCCGTGGGAGGGATGGTGGGGGCCGGAACCGCCCTACCACGCACCCGTCTTCGTCCTCACCCACCACGAGCACGAGCCGATCGAGATGGCGGGCGGCACGACGTTCCACTTCGTCACCGAGGGGTTCGACACCGCGTACGCCCGCGCCGTCGAGGCCGCTGACGGGCGGGGCGTCGACATCGCCGGGGGAGCGTCGACCGTCCGGCAGGCGCTCGCCGCGGACGTGGTCGACGAGTTGACGCTGGACATCGCACCCGTACTGCTGGGGAGCGGGGAGCGCCTCTTCGACGGATCGCAGTCGTTCGGCTTCGAACCGGTCGAGGTGCTGCACTCGCCGTTGACGACGCACGTCCGCTACCGTCGCGCCCGCGGCTGA
- a CDS encoding antibiotic biosynthesis monooxygenase yields the protein MTVLLEVQLRDDLPADQIETAIRTTLDQTRAFAGNESLEVIVEDADPNHVVVVERWATAADHAAYVAWRATPEGAARELGSVIAGPPTTRTFDRSITLD from the coding sequence ATGACCGTCCTGCTCGAGGTGCAGCTCCGCGACGACCTGCCCGCCGACCAGATCGAGACCGCGATCCGCACGACGCTCGACCAGACCCGGGCCTTCGCGGGCAACGAGTCGCTCGAGGTGATCGTCGAGGACGCCGACCCGAACCACGTGGTGGTCGTCGAACGCTGGGCGACGGCAGCCGACCACGCCGCCTACGTCGCGTGGCGTGCGACGCCGGAGGGAGCAGCGCGTGAGCTCGGGTCCGTGATCGCCGGGCCGCCGACGACCCGGACGTTCGACCGGTCCATCACGCTCGACTGA
- a CDS encoding amidase has translation MFELHHLSAQELWDWIRRGEVTAREAVDHYLARIERLDSDGPAGAGLGAFVTVTAEAARDRADHLGERVPTSRPLWGLPAADKDLYDRAGVVTRNGTTSLPARSASADHPLVAAADAAGSVSLGKTASPEFGMSSSSETRFGTTRNPYDTARAPGGSSSGAAVAVAAGLLPAAIGSDGGGSVRIPAAATGLVGLKPSRGRVPAMPGRSGVGGLSVAGPLTRSVADAGMSLDALVRPTGLDEPEPYALVTPDVGDGPFTAAAVRGEGRFVVGVLDGSPWDDTVDVVVDPAARAAVATAIRVLGEVGHGIEDVAMPRTPYAEAFRVAWESSAARLPLVPGIDLRATTPLVGWLVDRGQHLTGTQVLDAMTALDAFSVSLIGAFDRFDAVLTPTLALTPRPLGWYGDDPEEDFRRQCAYSPWTSMANVSGLPAITLPVDVTDDDHPDGAGLPMGVQLIGRPGGERVLLAIGAQLERRLRWQRRHPPAWTA, from the coding sequence GTGTTCGAACTGCACCACCTGTCCGCCCAGGAACTCTGGGACTGGATCCGTCGCGGTGAGGTGACCGCGCGCGAGGCGGTCGACCACTACCTCGCTCGGATCGAGCGGTTGGACTCGGACGGACCGGCCGGAGCGGGCCTCGGCGCGTTCGTGACCGTGACGGCCGAGGCCGCGCGCGACCGTGCCGACCACCTCGGCGAACGGGTGCCGACGTCGCGGCCGCTGTGGGGCCTCCCGGCTGCGGACAAGGACCTGTACGACCGGGCGGGCGTCGTCACGCGCAACGGCACGACCAGCCTGCCCGCGCGGTCGGCGAGCGCCGACCACCCGCTCGTCGCCGCGGCGGACGCCGCGGGCAGCGTCAGTCTCGGCAAGACGGCCTCGCCCGAGTTCGGGATGTCGTCGTCCTCCGAGACCCGCTTCGGCACGACCCGCAACCCGTACGACACCGCGCGTGCGCCGGGCGGGAGCTCGAGCGGCGCCGCGGTGGCGGTCGCCGCCGGACTGCTCCCCGCGGCGATCGGCAGCGACGGCGGCGGATCGGTACGGATCCCGGCGGCGGCCACGGGGCTCGTCGGGCTGAAGCCGAGCCGTGGCCGCGTCCCCGCGATGCCGGGCCGGTCGGGTGTCGGCGGGCTCTCGGTCGCCGGGCCGCTCACGCGGTCGGTCGCGGACGCCGGCATGTCGCTGGACGCCCTCGTGCGTCCGACGGGCCTCGACGAACCGGAGCCGTACGCGCTCGTGACGCCCGACGTCGGCGACGGCCCGTTCACCGCGGCGGCCGTCCGTGGAGAGGGGCGCTTCGTGGTCGGCGTCCTCGACGGCTCGCCGTGGGACGACACCGTCGACGTCGTGGTCGACCCGGCTGCCCGGGCCGCGGTGGCGACCGCGATCCGGGTGCTCGGTGAGGTCGGACACGGCATCGAGGACGTCGCGATGCCCCGCACGCCCTACGCCGAGGCGTTCCGCGTGGCGTGGGAGTCGAGTGCCGCCCGACTTCCCCTCGTGCCGGGCATCGACCTGCGCGCTACCACGCCCCTCGTCGGGTGGCTCGTGGACCGGGGGCAGCACCTCACGGGGACGCAGGTGCTCGACGCGATGACGGCGCTCGACGCGTTCTCGGTGTCGCTCATCGGCGCGTTCGACCGCTTCGACGCCGTGCTCACCCCGACGCTGGCGCTGACGCCCCGGCCGCTCGGCTGGTACGGCGACGACCCGGAGGAGGACTTCCGGCGGCAGTGCGCGTACTCGCCGTGGACCTCGATGGCGAACGTGTCCGGGCTGCCCGCGATCACGCTGCCGGTGGATGTGACGGACGACGACCACCCCGACGGCGCCGGGCTCCCGATGGGGGTGCAGCTCATCGGGCGACCGGGTGGGGAACGGGTGCTGCTGGCGATCGGCGCCCAGCTCGAGCGCCGGCTCCGCTGGCAGCGGCGGCACCCGCCCGCCTGGACCGCCTGA
- a CDS encoding extracellular solute-binding protein, with the protein MSESTAGISRRTLISGAAFGLVALGGVGGLAGCSGGGTAATISDRVAALPTYVPITKGPKPDLPGNDKVQPVYYAYPEEGELFRSVARDLTVGGTTTGFVVTYSAPPPANNSFLDYIGEVTDTEYDLTFVPGDSFDTKFATMTAGNDIPGIVEFLTFAMPPRFPQLLDAKFTDLSEYLSGDAVKEYPNLANIPTPSWRSARINGKIYGVPEHRPPFGSVMVCRPDLIEQLTGSAPAPKDKDEFFDMCKDVTDAKAGRYAIAGGGGAAGVDWSYDFIGATFGVPNQWTRTSGGELVHKNETDAWLETLSYVKKLWNAGVFHPDTPSLESAKAKTYINNGTVLMHLDGISALLDQTMPKGIVTGGVVPFGADGGAGVNYQGTSSFSFAALKKTTPDRVKAQLRLLDYLSAPFGSQEAFTLTHGKKNVHYTGSGPNASLTKVGEQMINASALYRLAAGPQVLNTAIRIDEQLRQSHAYQVATQDMLLPNPVDGYYSPSASSTQSASQAFNLLCNDYVLGRTNLAKVEAGVKTWTAAAGDKMRREYTEAMEKQGEA; encoded by the coding sequence ATGTCCGAATCCACTGCCGGCATCAGCCGGCGCACCCTGATCTCCGGCGCCGCCTTCGGGCTCGTCGCCCTCGGCGGCGTCGGCGGTCTCGCCGGCTGCTCCGGCGGCGGAACCGCCGCGACCATCTCCGACAGGGTGGCGGCCCTGCCGACGTACGTGCCGATCACGAAGGGACCGAAGCCGGACCTGCCCGGCAACGACAAGGTGCAGCCGGTCTACTACGCGTACCCGGAGGAGGGTGAGCTCTTCCGCTCGGTGGCGAGGGACCTGACGGTCGGCGGCACCACCACGGGCTTCGTCGTGACGTACTCGGCACCGCCGCCCGCGAACAACAGCTTCCTCGACTACATCGGCGAGGTCACCGACACGGAGTACGACCTGACGTTCGTGCCCGGCGACTCGTTCGACACGAAGTTCGCGACCATGACCGCGGGCAACGACATCCCCGGGATCGTCGAGTTCCTGACGTTCGCGATGCCGCCGCGGTTCCCGCAGCTCCTCGACGCGAAGTTCACCGACCTCTCCGAGTACCTGTCCGGCGACGCCGTGAAGGAGTACCCGAACCTCGCGAACATCCCCACGCCGTCGTGGCGGAGCGCGCGCATCAACGGCAAGATCTACGGCGTCCCGGAGCACCGCCCGCCGTTCGGTTCCGTGATGGTCTGTCGCCCGGACCTCATCGAGCAGCTCACCGGTTCGGCGCCGGCACCGAAGGACAAGGACGAGTTCTTCGACATGTGCAAGGACGTCACCGACGCGAAGGCGGGACGGTACGCCATCGCCGGCGGCGGCGGAGCAGCCGGGGTCGACTGGTCGTACGACTTCATCGGCGCCACGTTCGGCGTCCCGAACCAGTGGACGAGGACGAGCGGCGGCGAGCTCGTGCACAAGAACGAGACCGACGCCTGGCTGGAGACGCTGAGCTACGTCAAGAAGCTCTGGAACGCCGGTGTCTTCCACCCGGACACGCCGAGCCTCGAGAGCGCGAAGGCCAAGACGTACATCAACAACGGCACCGTGCTCATGCACCTCGACGGCATCTCGGCACTCCTCGACCAGACGATGCCGAAGGGGATCGTCACCGGCGGGGTCGTGCCGTTCGGGGCCGACGGCGGCGCCGGTGTGAACTACCAGGGCACGTCGAGCTTCTCGTTCGCCGCGCTGAAGAAGACCACACCCGACCGGGTGAAGGCGCAGCTGCGGCTCCTCGACTACCTGTCCGCACCCTTCGGCTCGCAGGAGGCGTTCACGCTCACGCACGGGAAGAAGAACGTGCACTACACCGGCAGTGGCCCGAACGCGTCGCTGACGAAGGTCGGCGAGCAGATGATCAACGCCAGTGCCCTCTACCGGCTCGCCGCCGGGCCGCAGGTGCTCAACACTGCGATCCGGATCGACGAGCAGCTGCGGCAGTCCCATGCGTACCAGGTGGCGACGCAGGACATGTTGCTGCCGAACCCGGTGGACGGGTACTACTCCCCGTCGGCGTCGTCCACGCAGTCGGCGAGCCAGGCGTTCAACCTGCTGTGCAACGACTACGTGCTCGGGCGGACGAACCTCGCGAAGGTGGAGGCCGGTGTGAAGACCTGGACCGCCGCGGCGGGCGACAAGATGCGTCGCGAGTACACCGAGGCGATGGAGAAGCAGGGCGAGGCGTAG